The Nocardioides sp. S-1144 genome includes a region encoding these proteins:
- a CDS encoding UTP--glucose-1-phosphate uridylyltransferase has product MGSPALKRARAKMADAGVDEVAIDTFSHYFRLLEHGETGMVPEATIDPVDMPSLADVEVDDATAAEAIRHTAVIKLNGGLGTSMGMDRAKSLLCVGRGRSFLDVIARQVLHLREQHDAPLPLIFMNSFRTSADTMAALARYDDLAVDGLPLEFLQNKVPKLLEKDLSPVGWPADPDLEWCPPGHGDLYTAMRGTGLIDLLLERGYRHVFVSNSDNLGAVPDPRVAGWFASGGAPFAIEAVRRTPSDRKGGHFARRRSDGRIVLRETAQTPDADRAALADLDRHRFCSTNNLWFDLGAMKQALDVRQGILGLPLIRNVKTVDPGDPSTPRVIQVETAMGAAIEVFEGSQLIEVGRDRFVPVKTTNDLLVLRSDVYAVGTDFVLDQVAPEIPFVDLDAEVYKLVGEFDKRFPEGAPSLVKASSLRVDGDVTFGRGVQVVGDVELSATSPERIDAGAVLGSTGSDA; this is encoded by the coding sequence ATGGGTAGTCCTGCACTGAAGCGGGCGCGAGCCAAGATGGCCGACGCCGGTGTCGACGAGGTCGCGATCGACACCTTCTCCCACTACTTCCGGCTCCTCGAGCACGGCGAGACCGGGATGGTGCCGGAGGCCACCATCGACCCGGTCGACATGCCGTCGCTGGCCGACGTCGAGGTCGACGACGCCACCGCCGCGGAGGCGATCCGGCACACCGCCGTCATCAAGCTGAACGGCGGCCTCGGCACCTCGATGGGCATGGACCGCGCCAAGTCGCTGCTGTGCGTGGGCCGCGGCCGGTCGTTCCTCGACGTCATCGCGCGCCAGGTGCTGCACCTGCGCGAGCAGCACGACGCGCCGCTGCCGCTGATCTTCATGAACTCCTTCCGCACCTCCGCCGACACGATGGCCGCGCTCGCGCGCTACGACGACCTCGCCGTCGACGGCCTGCCGCTGGAGTTCCTCCAGAACAAGGTGCCGAAGCTGCTCGAGAAGGACCTCAGCCCGGTCGGCTGGCCGGCCGACCCCGACCTCGAGTGGTGTCCGCCGGGTCACGGCGACCTCTACACCGCGATGCGGGGCACCGGCCTGATCGACCTGCTCCTCGAGCGCGGCTACCGCCACGTCTTCGTCTCCAACTCCGACAACCTGGGCGCCGTACCGGACCCGCGGGTCGCCGGCTGGTTCGCCTCCGGCGGGGCGCCGTTCGCGATCGAGGCCGTGCGCCGCACGCCGTCGGACCGCAAGGGCGGGCACTTCGCGCGCCGCCGTTCCGACGGCCGGATCGTGCTGCGCGAGACCGCGCAGACCCCCGACGCCGACCGCGCCGCCCTCGCCGACCTCGACCGGCACCGGTTCTGCTCGACCAACAACCTCTGGTTCGACCTCGGCGCGATGAAGCAGGCGCTCGACGTCCGCCAGGGGATCCTGGGGCTGCCGCTGATCCGCAACGTCAAGACCGTCGACCCCGGCGACCCCAGCACGCCGCGGGTGATCCAGGTCGAGACGGCGATGGGCGCGGCGATCGAGGTCTTCGAGGGCTCGCAGCTGATCGAGGTCGGCCGCGACCGGTTCGTGCCGGTCAAGACGACCAACGACCTGCTGGTGCTGCGCTCCGACGTCTACGCGGTCGGGACCGACTTCGTGCTCGACCAGGTCGCCCCGGAGATCCCGTTCGTCGACCTCGACGCCGAGGTCTACAAGCTCGTCGGCGAGTTCGACAAGCGCTTCCCCGAGGGCGCGCCCTCGCTGGTGAAGGCCTCCTCGCTCCGTGTCGACGGCGACGTGACCTTCGGCCGCGGGGTCCAGGTGGTCGGCGACGTCGAGCTGAGCGCCACCAGCCCCGAGCGGATCGACGCCGGTGCGGTGCTCGGGTCGACCGGGTCGGATGCCTGA
- a CDS encoding FmdB family zinc ribbon protein → MPTYQYACTECHHAFDQVQKFSDDALTVCPECQGRLRKVYNAVGVVFKGSGFYRNDSRSTSSSSVPAVEGGSDKSEKKADKKSDAKPATKSESSGSSSGSSSSGSSSSGSAASSSS, encoded by the coding sequence GTGCCGACCTACCAGTACGCCTGCACCGAGTGCCACCACGCGTTCGACCAGGTCCAGAAGTTCAGCGACGACGCCCTCACGGTCTGCCCCGAGTGCCAGGGCCGGCTGCGCAAGGTCTACAACGCCGTCGGCGTGGTCTTCAAGGGCTCGGGCTTCTACCGCAACGACAGCCGCTCGACGTCGTCCTCGAGCGTCCCGGCCGTCGAGGGTGGCTCGGACAAGTCGGAGAAGAAGGCCGACAAGAAGTCCGACGCGAAGCCGGCCACGAAGAGCGAGTCGTCGGGCTCGTCCTCGGGCAGCTCCTCCTCGGGCTCGTCCTCGTCGGGCAGCGCCGCCTCCAGCAGCTCCTGA
- a CDS encoding ATP-binding protein: MTLSAGLAWAAVVSHEASDLAARTLDTRAAAVQDAAQDEVRRHGDALRLVAAGLASGERVDAAAFETAAAPLDSMTLAGATSLAFLARPVDDAGLGAFAATWRARGSVDLELDPVEAADTHVFAVLSKPLDGSSQRRTGVDLAGAPAALEALTRARESGDVTMSQAYQLIIDQQLPETERQTSFVVTAPVLRQDRLVGWVLMGLRGQDFLGGVVGQAAEGRVDVALSADDTAGESLTVAVAVAGGAGAGPDRRRSITLPVAHQTWTLDVTAGDAALVGDVRHRPAAIRAVSVVIALLVAGLWWSVTSSRARARGEVRAATRDLAAAEATARSQAMLLHTMVETIEEVGVTVVDADGAVLVQSRSARRMLGVDGPADQDAATSDGIGDADGPDRWQQHYGLFALDGSPFPRDEMPLTRALAGEASDGVEMVVRNRARPDGTQIAVSGRPITVGQDRSGALAVFRDVTEERRRQAEQAAFAGMVAHDLKNPLTLVRGLMELVEDGLEDLTGPERTRSTVATHLQMSSAAAGRMAQLIDDLLAYTTADNTTLDVREVALGGLVRDTLVDVVAGHVPGREGDGQAAPRPSVHVGDLPTVACDEERMRQVLGNLIGNALKYVEPGSPAVVEVTAEERRGGGVRILVADRGIGIPEELRAEVVKPFVRAPTTTAGRTSYPGTGLGLAISHRIVERHGGSLRLQANPGGGTVAVVDLPGPTRAADVPVAPQPAQERRPGGPRAEAVSATATRS, translated from the coding sequence GTGACGCTGTCGGCCGGACTCGCGTGGGCGGCCGTGGTGTCCCACGAGGCCTCCGACCTCGCGGCTCGCACGCTGGACACCCGGGCCGCCGCCGTGCAGGACGCCGCGCAGGACGAGGTCCGCCGCCACGGAGACGCCCTGCGGCTGGTGGCGGCCGGCCTCGCGTCGGGCGAGCGGGTCGACGCGGCCGCCTTCGAGACCGCCGCCGCGCCGCTGGACTCGATGACCCTGGCCGGTGCCACCTCGCTGGCGTTCCTGGCCCGGCCGGTCGACGACGCCGGGCTCGGTGCGTTCGCGGCCACCTGGCGCGCCCGCGGGTCGGTCGACCTCGAGCTCGACCCGGTGGAGGCCGCCGACACCCACGTCTTCGCCGTGCTCAGCAAGCCCCTCGACGGGAGCAGCCAGCGCCGCACCGGGGTGGACCTGGCCGGGGCGCCCGCCGCCCTCGAGGCGCTGACCCGGGCGCGCGAGTCGGGCGACGTCACGATGTCGCAGGCCTACCAGCTCATCATCGACCAGCAGCTGCCGGAGACCGAGCGCCAGACCTCGTTCGTGGTCACGGCGCCCGTGCTGCGGCAGGACCGGCTCGTCGGCTGGGTGCTGATGGGGTTGCGCGGCCAGGACTTCCTCGGTGGTGTCGTGGGCCAGGCCGCCGAGGGTCGCGTCGACGTCGCCCTGTCCGCCGACGACACCGCGGGCGAGAGCCTCACCGTCGCCGTCGCCGTGGCCGGCGGCGCCGGGGCGGGACCCGACCGGCGACGCAGCATCACCCTCCCGGTCGCCCACCAGACCTGGACCCTCGACGTCACCGCCGGCGACGCCGCCCTCGTCGGCGACGTCCGCCACCGGCCGGCGGCGATCCGAGCCGTCTCCGTCGTCATCGCCCTCCTGGTCGCCGGGCTGTGGTGGAGCGTCACCTCGAGCCGGGCCCGGGCCCGCGGCGAGGTGCGGGCCGCCACCCGGGACCTGGCCGCCGCCGAGGCGACGGCCCGCAGCCAGGCGATGCTGCTCCACACCATGGTCGAGACCATCGAGGAGGTGGGCGTCACCGTGGTCGACGCGGACGGCGCCGTCCTGGTCCAGTCCCGCTCGGCGCGCCGGATGCTCGGCGTCGACGGTCCGGCCGACCAGGACGCCGCGACCTCCGACGGCATCGGCGACGCCGACGGGCCGGACCGGTGGCAGCAGCACTACGGCCTCTTCGCACTCGACGGGTCGCCGTTCCCCCGGGACGAGATGCCGCTGACCCGGGCCCTGGCCGGGGAGGCCTCGGACGGGGTCGAGATGGTCGTCCGGAACCGGGCCCGTCCCGACGGCACCCAGATCGCCGTGTCGGGACGGCCGATCACCGTGGGGCAGGACCGGAGCGGTGCCCTGGCGGTCTTCCGCGACGTGACCGAGGAGCGACGCCGCCAGGCCGAGCAGGCCGCGTTCGCCGGCATGGTCGCCCACGACCTCAAGAACCCGCTCACCCTGGTCCGGGGCCTGATGGAGCTGGTCGAGGACGGCCTGGAGGACCTCACCGGCCCCGAGCGGACGAGGAGCACGGTCGCCACCCACCTGCAGATGTCGTCGGCGGCAGCGGGGCGGATGGCCCAGCTCATCGACGACCTCCTCGCCTACACCACCGCCGACAACACCACCCTCGACGTCAGGGAGGTGGCGCTGGGTGGACTCGTCCGCGACACGCTCGTCGACGTCGTCGCCGGCCACGTCCCCGGGCGCGAGGGTGACGGGCAGGCGGCACCGCGGCCCTCGGTGCACGTGGGCGACCTCCCGACGGTGGCGTGCGACGAGGAGCGGATGCGCCAGGTGCTCGGCAACCTGATCGGCAACGCGCTGAAGTACGTCGAGCCCGGCTCCCCCGCCGTGGTCGAGGTCACCGCCGAGGAGCGCCGCGGTGGCGGGGTGCGGATCCTCGTCGCCGACCGGGGCATCGGCATCCCCGAGGAGCTCCGGGCCGAGGTGGTCAAGCCCTTCGTCCGGGCACCCACCACGACCGCCGGCCGGACGAGCTATCCCGGCACCGGTCTGGGGCTGGCGATCTCCCACCGCATCGTCGAGCGGCACGGCGGCAGCCTGCGGCTGCAGGCGAACCCCGGCGGCGGCACCGTCGCCGTCGTCGACCTCCCGGGTCCGACCCGCGCGGCCGACGTCCCCGTGGCGCCGCAGCCGGCCCAGGAGCGGCGCCCCGGCGGCCCCCGCGCGGAGGCGGTTTCGGCGACCGCGACCCGGTCCTGA
- a CDS encoding LCP family protein produces the protein MSLESDPAPDVISSEGSATPVPSAPKRRGRGKKRYKVLTVVTACVVTLGLVLGLGATYFYRHLGDNIDYQDYDDQLTARPAKKEVAGPQEPMNILVMGSDTRDGAGNNIDGLTGDGERSDTTIMFHLSADRTFAYGISIPRDSLVDRPDCTDEDGDTIPGEDDVMWNEAFAVGGPACTMQQFEQLTGIRLDNYVKVDFNGFRDMVDAIDGVQVCIPEAIEDPDHGISIPAGTREVRGNEALNYVRARYTLGDGSDLGRVKRQQAFIAAMASKLLSAGTLTRVDRVVGFLDAATSSLQTDFESPIQMAKVGNSFKDIGADKIKFVTVPWQYSPVDPNRVAWLPEADALWAKVLDDQPVTNKLIPDVITAADDVTSGAKAGGSGTPTSDKVAARESAGLCA, from the coding sequence ATGTCCCTCGAGTCCGACCCCGCCCCCGACGTCATCTCCTCGGAGGGGTCCGCGACCCCGGTGCCCTCGGCGCCGAAGCGCCGCGGCCGTGGCAAGAAGCGCTACAAGGTCCTGACGGTCGTCACCGCGTGCGTCGTGACCCTCGGGCTGGTCCTCGGCCTCGGCGCGACGTACTTCTACCGCCACCTCGGCGACAACATCGACTACCAGGACTACGACGACCAGCTCACCGCGCGACCGGCCAAGAAGGAGGTCGCCGGGCCGCAGGAGCCGATGAACATCCTGGTGATGGGCTCCGACACCCGCGACGGGGCGGGCAACAACATCGACGGGCTCACCGGCGACGGTGAGCGGTCCGACACCACGATCATGTTCCACCTCTCGGCCGACCGCACCTTCGCCTACGGCATCAGCATCCCGCGCGACAGCCTCGTCGACCGTCCCGACTGCACCGACGAGGACGGCGACACCATCCCCGGCGAGGACGACGTGATGTGGAACGAGGCGTTCGCCGTCGGCGGGCCCGCGTGCACGATGCAGCAGTTCGAGCAGCTCACCGGCATCCGCCTCGACAACTACGTCAAGGTCGACTTCAACGGCTTCCGCGACATGGTCGACGCCATCGACGGCGTCCAGGTCTGCATCCCCGAGGCCATCGAGGACCCCGACCACGGGATCAGCATCCCGGCCGGCACGCGGGAGGTCCGCGGCAACGAGGCCCTCAACTACGTCCGCGCCCGCTACACGCTGGGTGACGGCTCCGACCTCGGCCGGGTCAAGCGTCAGCAGGCCTTCATCGCGGCGATGGCGAGCAAGCTGCTCTCCGCCGGGACGCTGACCCGCGTGGACCGCGTCGTCGGCTTCCTGGACGCCGCCACCTCCTCGCTGCAGACCGACTTCGAGTCCCCGATCCAGATGGCCAAGGTCGGCAACTCCTTCAAGGACATCGGCGCCGACAAGATCAAGTTCGTCACCGTGCCCTGGCAGTACTCGCCGGTGGACCCCAACCGCGTCGCCTGGCTCCCCGAGGCCGACGCCCTCTGGGCGAAGGTCCTCGACGACCAGCCGGTGACCAACAAGCTGATCCCCGACGTGATCACCGCCGCCGACGACGTCACCAGCGGCGCCAAGGCCGGGGGCAGCGGCACCCCCACCTCCGACAAGGTCGCGGCGCGCGAGTCCGCCGGGCTCTGCGCCTGA
- a CDS encoding DUF3263 domain-containing protein has product MGTMGVLGVRDHMMLQLEDTWWKYARAKETVVRERFAMSPTRYYQAVNVLIDRPEALAAYPLLVRRLRRLRDERRRQRAAAR; this is encoded by the coding sequence ATGGGGACCATGGGGGTCCTCGGCGTGCGCGACCACATGATGCTCCAGCTCGAAGACACGTGGTGGAAGTACGCCAGGGCGAAGGAGACAGTCGTCCGCGAGCGCTTCGCGATGAGCCCGACTCGCTACTACCAGGCGGTGAACGTGCTGATCGACAGGCCTGAGGCACTGGCGGCCTACCCGCTGCTGGTGCGCCGGCTCCGCCGGTTGCGCGACGAGCGGCGGCGTCAGCGTGCAGCCGCGCGCTGA
- a CDS encoding PDDEXK family nuclease has protein sequence MSWSAAEWLTELGGVARYGSLARLVGRAEVEAAVAAGSVRRDDRGVYSLPGADEAARVAVVLGGVLSLTSAALHHGWAVKTVPDRPHVTVPRGRKLGRRARLAHVHWADLGPDLVTDGATSPALTLEQCLRRLPHDEALAVADSALRESHCHDLLRRVAEGARGPGSPQVRAVAARASGEAANPFESVLRAICDTVPGLAVEPQGQIRNGSFSARADLVDRRLRIACEADSFAWHGGRSALCRDARRYNEMVVAGWMVLRFTYEDVMLRPEEVRRILAGAVALAELLLEVGGGTRPAA, from the coding sequence ATGTCCTGGTCCGCGGCCGAGTGGCTGACCGAGCTCGGGGGTGTCGCACGGTACGGCTCGCTGGCCCGCCTGGTCGGACGCGCCGAGGTCGAGGCCGCCGTCGCCGCCGGGTCGGTGCGCCGCGACGACCGCGGCGTCTACTCCCTGCCCGGTGCCGACGAGGCGGCGCGCGTCGCGGTGGTGCTCGGGGGCGTGCTGTCGCTGACCAGCGCCGCGCTCCACCACGGCTGGGCCGTCAAGACGGTCCCCGACCGGCCCCACGTGACGGTCCCCCGCGGCCGCAAGCTCGGACGACGCGCGCGCCTGGCCCACGTGCACTGGGCCGACCTCGGTCCGGACCTCGTCACCGACGGCGCCACGTCGCCCGCGCTGACCCTGGAGCAGTGCCTGCGCCGGCTGCCCCACGACGAGGCCCTCGCCGTGGCCGACTCCGCGCTGCGCGAGAGCCACTGCCACGACCTGCTCCGCCGGGTCGCCGAGGGGGCGCGCGGGCCGGGGTCGCCGCAGGTGCGCGCCGTCGCCGCCCGCGCCTCGGGCGAGGCGGCCAACCCGTTCGAGTCCGTGCTGCGGGCCATCTGCGACACCGTCCCCGGGCTGGCCGTCGAGCCGCAGGGCCAGATCCGCAACGGCTCCTTCTCGGCGCGGGCCGACCTCGTCGACCGGCGACTGCGGATCGCGTGCGAGGCCGACTCCTTCGCCTGGCACGGGGGCCGCTCGGCGCTCTGTCGCGACGCGCGCCGCTACAACGAGATGGTGGTCGCCGGGTGGATGGTGCTGCGCTTCACCTACGAGGACGTGATGCTGCGGCCGGAGGAGGTGCGCCGGATCCTGGCCGGTGCGGTGGCCCTGGCAGAGCTGCTGCTGGAAGTCGGCGGCGGCACCCGACCCGCCGCGTGA
- a CDS encoding penicillin acylase family protein, producing the protein MTVTSPQLDEPADPSTSRRRWPPLWWRRFRLLPRTLRVSTYVVVAIVLVLVASLLVGVVVVRRSFPQTTGEVEVAGLSGEVEVVRDEHGIPQVYADTTEDLMRAQGFVHAQERFFEMDVRRHATAGRLAELFGADAVETDAYVRTMGWRRVAEAELPLLDPDTRVALDAYAAGVNAYLDDRALGAIALEYAVLDVGGLDYQPEPWTAVDSLAWLKAMAWDLRGNMTEEIERALATAAVGEERTAALFPPYPYAEHDPIVKQGAVVDGVFEQDATTGGTRNPVRPPFGRGGQVADRLGRLAAGLDRMPAWLGRGDGLGSNSWVVSGEHTDTGAPLLANDPHLGVSMPGVWMQVGLHCRTVGPACPYDVAGFSFSGVPGVIIGHNADIAWGFTNLGPDVTDLYVEQVVGDRWRYRGRLRELEVREETIEVAGGDDVTLTVRSTRHGPILSDVDDLVADVGAVAAAEDGAGEDGAGGGASGGTEYAVSLSWTALTPAPTADAILGLNRASDWDTFRTAVADFAAPAQNIVYADREGHIGYQAPGRIPIRVSGNDGMLPSAGWRPENDWTGEYVPFDGLPSVLDPAEGFVVTANQAVTDRRYPYLLGNDWDPGDRSDRIRHLIEDQLDDGSEQGGTLSAEELLDVQRDDRNPLAPVLVPHLLDVVLDGGYDDDGQRLLETWDFDQPADSAAAAYYNVVWRDLLARTFHDELPEELWPDGGARWMAALPAILADARNPWWDDLATEGVVETRDDVLRAALLQARDDLTSMIGPDPDDWTWGALHRLELRSSTLGESGIGVVERLFNRGGWEVGGGSSIVDATGWDAAEGFEVVTAPSMRMLVDLADLDASRWINLTGVSGHAFHPHQTDQTDLMVDGGTLPWAFSRDAVEAAGEDVLTLVPPSGE; encoded by the coding sequence ATGACGGTCACCAGCCCCCAGCTCGACGAGCCCGCCGACCCGTCGACGTCGCGACGGCGGTGGCCGCCGCTGTGGTGGCGACGCTTCCGGCTGCTACCCCGGACCCTGCGGGTCTCGACCTACGTCGTGGTCGCGATCGTGCTGGTGCTGGTGGCCAGCCTGCTCGTCGGCGTCGTCGTGGTCCGCCGGTCGTTCCCGCAGACGACCGGCGAGGTCGAGGTGGCCGGGCTGAGCGGCGAGGTGGAGGTCGTGCGCGACGAGCACGGCATCCCGCAGGTCTACGCCGACACCACCGAGGACCTGATGCGCGCCCAGGGCTTCGTGCACGCCCAGGAGCGGTTCTTCGAGATGGACGTGCGCCGCCACGCCACCGCCGGCCGGCTGGCCGAGCTCTTCGGTGCGGACGCCGTCGAGACCGACGCCTACGTGCGCACCATGGGCTGGCGCCGGGTCGCGGAGGCCGAGCTGCCGCTGCTCGACCCCGACACCCGTGTCGCGCTCGACGCCTACGCGGCCGGGGTGAACGCCTACCTCGACGACCGGGCGCTCGGCGCGATCGCGCTCGAGTACGCCGTCCTCGACGTCGGCGGGCTCGACTACCAGCCCGAGCCGTGGACCGCCGTCGACTCCCTCGCCTGGCTCAAGGCGATGGCCTGGGACCTGCGCGGCAACATGACCGAGGAGATCGAGCGCGCCCTCGCCACCGCCGCCGTGGGGGAGGAGCGGACCGCCGCGCTGTTCCCGCCCTACCCGTACGCCGAGCACGACCCGATCGTGAAGCAGGGCGCCGTGGTCGACGGCGTCTTCGAGCAGGACGCCACCACGGGCGGCACCCGCAACCCGGTGCGACCGCCGTTCGGTCGCGGTGGTCAGGTCGCCGACCGGCTCGGCCGCCTCGCGGCCGGCCTCGACCGGATGCCGGCCTGGCTCGGCCGCGGCGACGGCCTGGGCAGCAACTCGTGGGTCGTCTCCGGCGAGCACACCGACACCGGCGCGCCGCTGCTCGCCAACGACCCGCACCTCGGCGTCTCCATGCCCGGGGTCTGGATGCAGGTCGGCCTGCACTGCCGCACCGTGGGGCCGGCGTGCCCCTACGACGTCGCCGGCTTCTCGTTCTCCGGGGTGCCCGGCGTGATCATCGGGCACAACGCCGACATCGCCTGGGGCTTCACCAACCTCGGCCCCGACGTCACCGACCTCTACGTCGAGCAGGTCGTCGGCGACCGGTGGCGCTACCGCGGCCGGCTCCGCGAGCTGGAGGTCCGCGAGGAGACGATCGAGGTGGCCGGCGGCGACGACGTCACCCTCACCGTGCGCTCGACCCGGCACGGCCCGATCCTCTCCGACGTCGACGACCTGGTCGCCGACGTCGGAGCGGTCGCGGCCGCCGAGGACGGCGCCGGGGAGGACGGGGCGGGCGGGGGAGCGTCCGGGGGCACCGAGTACGCCGTCTCCCTGTCGTGGACGGCGCTGACCCCGGCGCCCACCGCCGACGCGATCCTGGGGCTGAACCGGGCCTCGGACTGGGACACCTTCCGCACCGCGGTGGCCGACTTCGCCGCGCCCGCGCAGAACATCGTCTACGCCGACCGCGAGGGCCACATCGGCTACCAGGCCCCGGGCCGGATCCCGATCCGCGTGTCCGGGAACGACGGCATGCTGCCCTCGGCCGGGTGGCGACCGGAGAACGACTGGACCGGCGAGTACGTGCCCTTCGACGGGCTGCCCAGCGTCCTCGACCCCGCCGAGGGGTTCGTCGTCACCGCCAACCAGGCCGTCACCGACCGGCGCTACCCCTACCTCCTCGGCAACGACTGGGACCCCGGCGACCGTTCCGACCGGATCCGGCACCTGATCGAGGACCAGCTCGACGACGGGTCCGAGCAGGGCGGCACGCTCTCGGCCGAGGAGCTGCTCGACGTCCAGCGCGACGACCGCAACCCGCTCGCGCCGGTGCTCGTGCCACACCTGCTGGACGTCGTCCTCGACGGCGGCTACGACGACGACGGGCAGCGGCTGCTGGAGACGTGGGACTTCGACCAGCCGGCCGACAGCGCGGCCGCCGCCTACTACAACGTGGTGTGGCGCGACCTGCTGGCCAGGACGTTCCACGACGAGCTGCCGGAGGAGCTGTGGCCCGACGGCGGCGCCCGGTGGATGGCGGCGCTCCCGGCGATCCTGGCCGACGCCCGCAACCCGTGGTGGGACGACCTCGCGACCGAGGGCGTCGTGGAGACCCGCGACGACGTCCTGCGCGCGGCGCTGCTCCAGGCGCGCGACGACCTGACCTCGATGATCGGCCCCGACCCCGACGACTGGACGTGGGGTGCGCTGCACCGCCTCGAGCTGCGCTCCTCGACCCTGGGGGAGTCCGGCATCGGCGTCGTCGAGCGGCTCTTCAACCGCGGCGGCTGGGAGGTCGGCGGCGGCAGCTCGATCGTCGACGCGACCGGCTGGGACGCGGCCGAGGGGTTCGAGGTCGTGACGGCGCCGTCGATGCGGATGCTCGTCGACCTCGCCGACCTCGACGCGTCGCGCTGGATCAACCTCACCGGGGTCTCCGGCCACGCCTTCCACCCGCACCAGACCGACCAGACCGACCTCATGGTCGACGGTGGGACCCTGCCCTGGGCCTTCTCCCGCGACGCGGTCGAGGCCGCCGGCGAGGACGTGCTCACCCTCGTCCCGCCGTCCGGGGAGTAG
- a CDS encoding 5-formyltetrahydrofolate cyclo-ligase: MAPAHPPAHPPAPAPGPSPAKVALRDQVLTARNRLTPAEVGAHARALAEHVLAAPEVRRAATVAAYVSVGTEPGTGLLLDALLAAGRRVVLPVLLPDGDLDWAVHTGAPGGLAPARRGLLEPTSERLGVDAVATADVVLVPGLAVSATGLRMGRGGGSYDRALGRVPLGTLTCVLLYDEETDRAVPVEPHDRPVTAAATPAGLRRFAPTGPGGPGR, from the coding sequence GTGGCCCCCGCACATCCGCCCGCACATCCGCCCGCACCGGCGCCCGGCCCGTCCCCCGCCAAGGTCGCCCTCCGCGACCAGGTCCTGACCGCCCGGAACCGCCTGACCCCCGCCGAGGTCGGGGCCCACGCGCGGGCCCTCGCCGAGCACGTCCTGGCCGCGCCCGAGGTCCGTCGGGCCGCCACCGTGGCGGCCTACGTCTCGGTCGGCACCGAGCCCGGCACCGGCCTGCTCCTCGACGCGCTGCTCGCCGCCGGCCGGCGGGTGGTGCTGCCGGTGCTGCTCCCCGACGGCGACCTGGACTGGGCCGTGCACACCGGCGCACCGGGCGGGCTGGCCCCGGCCCGCCGCGGGCTGCTCGAGCCGACGTCCGAGCGGCTCGGCGTCGACGCGGTCGCGACGGCCGACGTCGTGCTCGTGCCCGGCCTGGCCGTCTCGGCGACCGGCCTGCGGATGGGCCGCGGGGGCGGCTCCTACGACCGGGCCCTGGGCCGCGTCCCCCTCGGCACCCTCACCTGCGTGCTGCTGTACGACGAGGAGACCGACCGCGCCGTCCCGGTCGAACCCCACGACCGGCCGGTGACCGCCGCCGCCACCCCCGCCGGGCTGCGCCGCTTCGCCCCGACCGGCCCGGGCGGCCCGGGCCGCTAG
- a CDS encoding MscL family protein yields the protein MSGFRNFLFRGNLVDLAVAVIIGTAFGAVVTTFTNWLTAQMPDSTSEYFSNVENSFGAFLNAVVSFVILAAVVYFLVVTPYVKAKERFFPSPPAGTPEDIELLRQIRDSLAGGAHKA from the coding sequence ATGAGTGGATTCAGAAACTTCCTCTTCCGGGGGAACCTCGTCGACCTCGCGGTCGCGGTGATCATCGGTACCGCCTTCGGTGCCGTGGTCACGACGTTCACCAACTGGCTCACCGCCCAGATGCCCGACTCGACCTCGGAGTACTTCAGCAACGTCGAGAACAGCTTCGGCGCGTTCCTCAACGCCGTCGTCTCCTTCGTCATCCTGGCCGCCGTCGTCTACTTCCTCGTGGTCACCCCGTACGTGAAGGCCAAGGAGCGCTTCTTCCCCTCGCCGCCCGCCGGCACCCCCGAGGACATCGAGCTGCTCCGCCAGATCCGCGACTCGCTCGCCGGCGGTGCCCACAAGGCCTGA
- a CDS encoding SAF domain-containing protein: MPDVSFHPRPRSRPARALGGARRAVLRRRRPLAALLAAVAVAAGLAATRAEPPPAVPVQVAARDLPAGEVVHERDLTTVALPPDAVPSGLAGVATGRVLAAPVSRGEPLTEVRLVGERLTAGRPDLVAVPVRLPDAGTVALLRVGDVVDLVAADPQAGTASAVAPGATVLALPAADDVAGPTGMPGRLVVLGVAPSEVTDLADATARMVLTFAWSRQ; the protein is encoded by the coding sequence GTGCCCGACGTCTCCTTCCACCCCCGCCCCCGTAGCCGACCGGCCCGCGCCCTCGGTGGCGCCCGGCGGGCCGTGCTGCGGCGCCGGCGTCCGCTCGCGGCGCTGCTGGCCGCCGTCGCCGTGGCGGCCGGGCTGGCCGCGACCCGCGCCGAGCCGCCGCCCGCGGTGCCGGTGCAGGTGGCCGCCCGCGACCTGCCGGCCGGCGAGGTCGTCCACGAGCGCGACCTGACGACCGTCGCGCTGCCACCGGACGCCGTCCCGTCCGGCCTGGCCGGGGTGGCGACCGGCCGGGTGCTCGCGGCGCCGGTCTCGCGCGGCGAGCCGCTCACCGAGGTCCGGCTGGTCGGCGAGCGGCTGACGGCCGGGCGGCCCGACCTGGTCGCCGTCCCGGTCCGGCTCCCGGACGCCGGGACGGTCGCGCTGCTGCGGGTCGGCGACGTCGTCGACCTGGTCGCGGCCGATCCTCAGGCCGGCACGGCCTCCGCCGTCGCGCCCGGCGCGACGGTGCTCGCGCTGCCCGCGGCCGACGACGTCGCCGGGCCGACGGGGATGCCCGGGCGCCTGGTGGTGCTCGGGGTGGCGCCGTCGGAGGTGACCGACCTGGCCGACGCCACGGCCCGGATGGTGCTGACCTTCGCCTGGTCGAGGCAGTAA